Sequence from the Amycolatopsis sp. NBC_00345 genome:
TATGGTCCGATGTGGACGGTCACCAGGTCGCCCGTGCGGCTGGTGGTGACCGGGACCCGCTGGGCCGGCTCGGCGATCAGCCACCGGGAGAAGACGGCGTCACGCACCTCGATCGCCCGGCGGCCCGGGACGGCCCGTTCGGCCGTGCGGCAGGCCAGCTCGACCAGCGCCGTCGCGGGCACGACCGGGCGGAAGTCGGACTCGTCGGGCCAGCCGTCCCGCTGGCGGAAGAACCGGTGGTCACGCAGGTGGGGCATGGCCGCGAGCGAAACGTCCACTGTGGATTTCAAGGGGCCGGCCGCAGCGGCGATCACCTCCGCCGCGGTCTGCCGGGTCTCCTCCAGCAACGCGGTGAACTCGCCCGCGATCACGGCCGGGACCCCGGCGGGCAGCTGCGGCTCGGTTTTTCCCGCCCGGTCGAGCACACCGCGCGCGGCGTCCCCGAGCCGTAACAGGCCGGGGCCCGTGTTCAGCCGGATCCGCCGGGGCTCCAGCGCGGCGAAGTCGGGCTCGGCGCCCTCGGCCCACAGGGCGGTCGCGACCCGCCGCAGCTGGTCGAGCCCGGGCCGGGTCGTCGACGCGGCGGCGGCGACCAGGTGCGGCCGCTCCCCCAGCGTGTCGGTGACGAAGGAGCTGAGCTGCCCCGCCCCGACCTGGACGAAGGCGCGGAAACCCGCTTCGTACAGCCGTTCCGTCAGCTGGCGGAACCGGACCCGTTCGAGCAGGTGGGCCAGGTACAGCTCGCGCACCCCGTCCGGGTCGGCCGGGTAGGTCCGCGCCGTCGTGGCCGACCAGACCGGGATCTCCGGCGCTTCCAGCCGGAGGTCGCGCACGAGCCGGGTGAACGGTTCCAGGTGCGCCAGCAGGAACGGCGAGTGGAACCCGGACCGGAAGGACAGCACCCGGGTGACGATCCCGTCGGCCCGGCAGGACTCGGCGAACCTGGCCACGGTGCGCGGCGGCCCGCACACGACCGTCTGCCGGGTGGCGTTCTCGTGGGAGATCACCAGTTCCGCCGGGAGCAGGTCGGCGACGCGCCCGGCGGAGCAGCCGAGCACGAGGTAGTCCACCTCCGGCAGCTCGAACCCGTCCGGCCAGTAGCGGCTCAGCAGCTCGCCGAGCGGCGCGCCGGTGTACATCCCGGCGTCCTGCATCGCGGTCCACTCGCCGACGCTGTGCCCGGCCAGCGCGTCGGGCCGGATCGCGATCCGGCGCAGCGCGGCGCCCAGCACCAGGCCGGTCTCGGTCACGCTGGTCGCCCGGTCGAGCACCGTCCCGTCCGACCACCGGGGCCGGTCCAGCCCGAAGCGGCGCGCCACGTCGTCGCAGCGTGGTTCGGCGGCGTCTTCGAGCCCCGGGTAGAGGAACACCGTGCGGCCGGCCGGAAGCAGCGGGTCCACACTGCACCAGATGTCACCGATGCCGTGCCACGGCTTTCCGGTCCGCCCGGCCTCGGCCACCACCCGCCGGGCCATCGCCAGCTTCCGCTCGCTGGGCCCGGCGATGCCGATCCGGCAGCGTCCGGTGCCCGGCTCGTCCCCCGCGCGGTCGAGCCGGGCCAGCAGCCCGGCCGGTGAGTCCGCGGCCAGCCGCAGCACCCGTTCCGGCTCGTCGACCCGGGCCCGGCGCCGGGCGGCCTGGTCGGCGCCGGCCAGGACGACGTGGGCGTTGACCCCGCCGAAGCCGAACGCGTTGACCGCCGCCACTCGAGGCAGTCCCACCCACGGCCGGGCCTCGGCCAGCACCTCGAAGCGGGTGTCTTCCAGCAACGGGTGCGGCTCGTCGCAGTTCAGGGTGGGCGGCAGGACTCCGTGGTACAGCGCCAAAGCCGCCTTGACGAGCCCCGCGGCCCCGGCCGTCGGCATGGTGTGCCCGATCATGGACTTGACCGAGCCGAGCACCGCCCGCGGCCCGTCGGCCGGGCCGAACATCTCGGCCAGCGTCGTCAGCTCCACCGCGTCCCCGGCCGGCGTGCCCGTGCCGTGGGCCTCCAGCAAGCCGATCTCCGACGGGTCCGCGCCGCGCCAGGCCTGCCGCAGCGCCCGGACCTGGCCCGCGGTCGCGGGGCTGAGCAGCCCGGCGACCCGGCCGTCGCTCGACGTGCCGCTGCCGCGGACGACCGCGTACACCCGGTCCCCGTCGCGGCGGGCGTCCTCGAGCCGTTTCAGCACCACGATCGCGGTGCCCTCCCCGATCAGCATCCCGTCGGCATGCCGGGAGAACGGGCTGATCCGCTGGCTCGGCGACAACGCGCCGAGCTGGGTGAACAGCGACCACAGCGTGTCGTCGTGGGTGTGGTGGACGCCGCCGGCGAGCACCACGTCGCAGCGGTCGCGCACCAGCTCGCCGATCGCGTGGTCCACCGCCACCAGCGACGAAGCGCACGCCGCGTCCACGGTGTAAGCCGGGCCGCCGAGGTCCAGCCGGTTCGCCACCCGGGAGGCGGCCAGGTTGGGCACCAGCCCCGCCGCGGCCTCGGGCCGGAACTTCCCGAGTGGTTCGAGCAGGGCGGCCCGCACCTGCTCCATCAGCTCCGGGCCGGCCGAGGGGGCCAGGCCCGCGAGCACGCCGGTGATCTCGCGGACGGTGCGCACCCGCTGGTCGAACGCGCGCAGGCCGGGCGAAAGGTACCCGCCCCGCCCGAGCACGACGCCGACCCGCGCCCGGTCCCCGAGCCGTCCCGGCCCGCCGAGGTCGTCGATCGCGGCGGCGGCCACGGCGAGCGCGGCGATCTGGTCGGGCTCGGTGTTCGGCACGGCCGCGGGCAGCACGCCGAGTTCCGCGGGGTCGAACTCCAGGCTGTCGGTGACGAAGCCGCCCCGCAGACCGTGGGTCCGGTCGGGCGCGGCCCCGTCGCGGCCGTGGAAACCGGGGTCACGGCGGTCGGCCGGGATCTCGGTGATCGCGTCGGCGCCCGTCTCGACGTTGCGCCAGAACTGGTCGATCGTGGCGGCACCGGGCAGCAGCACCCCCATGCCGACGATCGCGACGCCCGGCGGATTCACCACAGCGATGCCGTGTAGAGAACCGCGCCGGCGGTGCCGTACGCGAGTTCGCGCAGCAGCGCGGCGGTCGCCTGCGCGGGGTCCAGCAGCTGGATCTCCCGCTCCTGGTAGTGCCGCGCCAGCTCCGGCGTCACCATCCCGGGGTGGTCGCCGACCGGTGCCCACGGTCCCCAGTGGACGGTCACGGCCCGCCCGGGCCACCGGCCGGCCATGGCCTCGAGGGCGTCGTTCGCCGCCGCGTAGTCCGTCTGCCCGCGGTTGCCGAGGACGGCGGAGATGCTGCCGAAGAAGACGACGAAGCCCGGCTTCGCACCGGTCCCGGCCAGCGCGTCGAACACGGCCTTCGCGCCGTCCACTTTGGTCTCGAAGACTTTTCGGAAGGAGGTTATGTCCTTGTCCTGCATGAGTTTGTCGTCGAGGATCCCGGCGGCGTGGACCACCCCGTCGAGCCGCCCGTGCCGGCTCAGCACGTCGCCGACCACGGCCCGTACCGCCTCCGGGTCGCGGGCGTCGATGGCCCGGTAACCCGGTTGGCCCCCGGCGGCGCGGATCGCGTCCACGGTCCGGCTGATCTCCTGCTGGGCGGTCGCGGTCCGGATCCGGCGCTCGATTTCCCGGACCGGGACGCCTTGGCCGGCCAGGATTGAGCGCAGGGCGGTGGGGTCTGTGGGTTCGGCGGGACCGGTGGGTTCGGCGGGCCATGGCGTGCGCCCCACCAGCTCGACCCGGCATCCCGAAGCGGCCAGGGCGACCGCGGTGTGCGCGGCGATCCCGCGTGCGCCGCCGACCATGAGCACCACCGACTCCGGTCCGAGGCCGAGCGCGGCCAGCTCGCCGCCGTCCGGTCCGGCCCCGGAGTAGGCCACCGGGCCGAGTTCTTCGGCACGGGGCACGAAGGTGTAGCGGCCTTCCCGCTCGTGTGCCACCACTGGCGGGCCGGCGCTGAGGGCTTCGTCGAGCAGTGCCTTGGGCACGTCCTGGGTCACCTCGACCAGCCGGGTCACCCCGGCCCGTTCGAGCGCGGCCGCCCGGACGAGCCCGCGCAGCCCGGCGGCCGCCGTCGTCCCGGGCGCCGCGGCGATCAGCACCGTGCCGGAACTGGCCTTGAGCACCTCGAACACCTCGGGGGCGATCGGCTGGTCCGAGTCCTGGAGCGCGGACAGGGAGACGGTCAGTTCTGCCTCGCTGGTATCCGCTTTCCGGCCGGGGCCGTCGGCGGCCACCTCGCCGCCGGCCTCGGTGAACAGTGTCCGGACTGCCTCGGCGAGTTCCTCCTGACCGGGCTCGTACCGCACGGCCACGGTCTTGCCCCGTACCCCGTCGGTGCCGGGCTCAAGCGGAGTCGGCGTCCGCCCGATCAGGTACCGCACCGGGGCGGCGCCGGCGGGAGCGAGCAGCTCCTCCAGGTGCGAGGCGAGTGCCTGGGCCGTCCGGTCACGGCTGAGCCGGTCGGTCCGGTCGTCGGCGGGAAGGCCGAGCGAGGACAGCAGGGTGCCGGCGATTTCCGTACGTTTGATCGAGTCGATGGACAGGTCAGCCTCGAGGTCGAGGTCCGCGGTGATCATCTCCTGCGGGTAGCCGGTGCGGTCGCTGATCACGCCGAGCACGGTGGACAGCACGTCCCGCGGTTCCGGCGGGGTCGCTGACGCGGATTCCCCTTCGCTGGAAGGAATCTGCCGGTCCGGGGCGACCGTGCCGATGGCGGTGGGGTTACCGGGGACAGCGGAGTCAGAGAGGTTGGCCGGGTTGGCGGGTGCGATGGTGCTGGCGGGTGCGAGCGGGTTGGCGGGTGCGAGGGGGTTGGCGGGAATCATGACGTTGGCGGGGACTGTGACATGGGCGGTGGCGGTGGCACCGAGGTACCCGAGCATCACCTCACGCTGAGCCGCGACCAGTTCGCGGGTGGTGCGCAGGAAGTCCACGATCGCGCCGGCCCGGCCGTCGACCGGCTGGCCCCACTGGGCCGGCTGGGCGGCTTGGGGCAGTTGGGCCGATTGAGCTGACAGGACCGGCTGGGCCGGGTGAGTCAGATGGGCCGACTGGACCGGCTGGCCTGACAGGACCGGCTGGGCCGGGTGAGCTGGCAGAACAGGCTGGGCCAGCTGGGCCGACTGAGCAAACTGGGCCGGTTGAGCTGGCTGAGCCCACTGGACCGGTTGGGTTGATTGGGCGGGCAGGCCGGGCTGGGCCGCCGGAGCGGTCCGGATCCGCCGGGCCGGCTGCAGGGCCGGTTCGGCGCTGCCGGGGGCACGGACCGAGCGCCCGTCCACGGCCCAGGCGGTGGCCGACGGCACCGGTCGTTCGCGGCCTTCGGTGAGTGGGCTGCTGTCGACCGCTACGCCGGCCTCGGCCAGCCGGGCCACCGCGGTCAGGAAACCGCGCAGGTCAGGTCCGCACGCGACGGCGGTGTGCGGGCGGTCGCCCAGGATCTCCGCGGTCAGGCGGGTCAGGACCCGGCCGGGGCCGACTTCCACGAAAGTGCGCGCGCCGGCCGCGTACATGTCCTCGATCTGCTCGGCGAACCGCACCGGTGCCGCGAGCTGCGCGGCCAGCTCGGCGCGGACGTCACCGTCATAGGGCCGCGCGGTGCGATTCGCCCACACCGGCAGCCGCGGGTCCGAAATGGACTCCGCCGCCAGCCGGACGGCGAACTGCTCGCTCGCCGCGGCGACGAGCGGGCTGTGGAACGCGCAGGCCACCGGCAGTCGCTTGGCCGCGATGCCATGTTCGCGCAACCGTCGCACCGTGCCGTCGACCGCGGTCACTGGGCCGGACAGCACCACTTGCTTTGGGCCGTTGTTGTTGGCCACCACCACGTCCGGGCCGAGCAGGTCCGGGGTGAGCGCGGCGAGCGGGGCCGCCACGGCGGCCATCCCGCCCGGCTCAGCGGATTCGGCCGCCTCGGCCATCAGCTGGCCGCGGGCCCGGCTCAAGCGGAGCAGAGCGTCGAAGTCGAACGCACCGGCGGCCGACAACGCGACCAGCTCCCCATAACTGTGCCCGGCCAGGAGATCCGGGCGGACACCCAGCCGGCCGAGCAACGTCGCGACGGCGATCTCGACCAGCCCGAGCGCCGGCTGCGCGAAACGGGTGTCCATCAGCTCGTCTTCCTGGCCCTGCAAGGCTTCCCGGTCGAACGCGCGGGGCGGGAAGGCCACCGCCGCCACGTCCGGGGCCAGCCGCAGCCCCTCGGCCAGCTCGGGGAAGTGGACGAACAGCTCACCGAGCATGCCGGGGCGCTGACTGCCCTGGCCGGGGAAGAGGAACGCCACCTTGCCGGGGTCGGCCCCCGCACTCGAGCTCGAGCCAGCCGCGCGCAAACCCTGTCCAACGCCCACAAGCCCACCCGACCCAATCCCCGCGCGCCTGCCCGGGCCAACGTCCGCGCTCCGGATCGCCGCAACCAGCTCTTCCGCCTCGCCGGCCCAGTCGCGGACGCCGTGGCCGCGGTCCGGCGCGACCGGGCCCGCGGCGAGCACCGCGTGGTAGTTCGTGCCGCCGAAGCCGAACGCGCTCACCCCGGCGAGCCGGGCGGGCGACGGCCACGGGCGGGCCGCGGTGGTGAAGGAGAACGGGCTGGTGGCCGGGTCCCATTCGGCGTTCGGGCGGTCCAGGTGCAGCGTCGGCGGGACCACCTCGTGCCACAGCGCGAGCGTCGCCTTGATCAGCCCCGCCATTCCCGCGGCGCACTTCGTGTGCCCGATCTGGCTCTTGACCGAACCGAGCGCACACGCGCCGGGCTCGGCTCCGGCCTCCGTGAAAAAGCCGGTCAGCGTCCGCAGCTCGGTCGCGTCGCCGACCACGGTGCCGGTGCCGTGCGCCTCCACCAGACCCACGTCGGCGGGCGAAACCCGGGCGTCGTGGTAGGCGCGGGAGAGGGCTCGTTGCTGACCTTCCGGCCGGGGCGCGGTGAGCCCGAGCGCCCGGCCGTCGCTCGCGGCGCCCACGCCCTTCACCACGGCGTAGACCCGGTCGCCGTCCCGCTGCGCGTCGGACAGTCGCTTCAACACCAGGCACGCCACGCCCTCGCCGAGCGCGATGCCGTCGGCCGCCGCGTCGAACGGGCGGCAGCGGCCGGTCGGCGA
This genomic interval carries:
- a CDS encoding beta-ketoacyl synthase N-terminal-like domain-containing protein; the encoded protein is MVNPPGVAIVGMGVLLPGAATIDQFWRNVETGADAITEIPADRRDPGFHGRDGAAPDRTHGLRGGFVTDSLEFDPAELGVLPAAVPNTEPDQIAALAVAAAAIDDLGGPGRLGDRARVGVVLGRGGYLSPGLRAFDQRVRTVREITGVLAGLAPSAGPELMEQVRAALLEPLGKFRPEAAAGLVPNLAASRVANRLDLGGPAYTVDAACASSLVAVDHAIGELVRDRCDVVLAGGVHHTHDDTLWSLFTQLGALSPSQRISPFSRHADGMLIGEGTAIVVLKRLEDARRDGDRVYAVVRGSGTSSDGRVAGLLSPATAGQVRALRQAWRGADPSEIGLLEAHGTGTPAGDAVELTTLAEMFGPADGPRAVLGSVKSMIGHTMPTAGAAGLVKAALALYHGVLPPTLNCDEPHPLLEDTRFEVLAEARPWVGLPRVAAVNAFGFGGVNAHVVLAGADQAARRRARVDEPERVLRLAADSPAGLLARLDRAGDEPGTGRCRIGIAGPSERKLAMARRVVAEAGRTGKPWHGIGDIWCSVDPLLPAGRTVFLYPGLEDAAEPRCDDVARRFGLDRPRWSDGTVLDRATSVTETGLVLGAALRRIAIRPDALAGHSVGEWTAMQDAGMYTGAPLGELLSRYWPDGFELPEVDYLVLGCSAGRVADLLPAELVISHENATRQTVVCGPPRTVARFAESCRADGIVTRVLSFRSGFHSPFLLAHLEPFTRLVRDLRLEAPEIPVWSATTARTYPADPDGVRELYLAHLLERVRFRQLTERLYEAGFRAFVQVGAGQLSSFVTDTLGERPHLVAAAASTTRPGLDQLRRVATALWAEGAEPDFAALEPRRIRLNTGPGLLRLGDAARGVLDRAGKTEPQLPAGVPAVIAGEFTALLEETRQTAAEVIAAAAGPLKSTVDVSLAAMPHLRDHRFFRQRDGWPDESDFRPVVPATALVELACRTAERAVPGRRAIEVRDAVFSRWLIAEPAQRVPVTTSRTGDLVTVHIGPYARASVLLGTSFPAAPAPAAPPGPEEPPPLPAAEIYRLREMFHGPAYQGLARIDALGERHIRGELVVPPAPGGLLDNVGQLLGCWLMAGQADGLLAFPRSIGRITWYGPEPGPGVRVGCLVRIRRVDADLVEMDAELVRDGRVLARIGKWADVRFPCDRPAHQVHAFPERNLLSQRHDEGWVWVADRWPTVAARDIYAGMYLDAEERVAFAACESRRRGAWLLERIAVKDAVRSRLDEPLFPAEIHVHDDGSVSGRHGRLLPELEVALARDGNVAAALALERAEGSPSITLRRDGPGAAIPGHVVAWHVKDRSTS
- a CDS encoding SDR family NAD(P)-dependent oxidoreductase; amino-acid sequence: MKVLVSPPHARRARCLGIGDPGTVAAVARGGGLGILDGADPAALRVVAARVKVPYGVRTDDELPPGSGAAFVVRTSAPWRGDRPVLAEVDDPRVAAEAVAGGAVGLVARAGEFSSFVLLQQLLRTFEVPVWGWVPGSRTAAGALAGGAAGVVLAAATEDGVRRIVGAELPEARPLDQGARLLRTLGSALPVVQGPMTRVSDQPGFAAAVAEEGGFPFVAVAMASGAGTTELLTRTAARLGDRPWGAGLLGFVPDELRAAQLDAVRRARPRCVLVAGGKPGQAKSLEAEGIATFLHVPSPILLRQYLDAGVRRFVFEGAECGGHVGPSSSFELWERQLAVLGDAGDVEVLFAGGVHDARSAAMVAAMAQPLAAAGSGVGVLMGTAYLFTGEAVEHGAITSLFQDQALAASRTVTLETAPGHVTRCLPSPYTAEFESVKAGLRDIPPQEAWSRLEELNTGRLRIASKGIVRDGSELSEVDAERQLEEGLFMAGQVAVLRTERTTIAALHRSVTEEATGFARSEADGVAGSGRAEVAAAADSDSGRDVAIIGMAGAFPAAPDLAAFWSNVLRGTDSVTEVRSERWDPEVYFGQSTSKWGGFLPEIMVDPLRFGIPPKAMSSIDPAQLVSLEIAARALADAGYADRPFDREHTSVVFGAEAGGDLSNAGTVRSLLEGYFDEVPAELLAQLPSPTEDTFPGTLANVISGRIANRLDLGGANYTVDAACGSSLAALDLAVKDLRAGTSSLVLCGAVDLHNGVHDYLMFTSAGALSPTGRCRPFDAAADGIALGEGVACLVLKRLSDAQRDGDRVYAVVKGVGAASDGRALGLTAPRPEGQQRALSRAYHDARVSPADVGLVEAHGTGTVVGDATELRTLTGFFTEAGAEPGACALGSVKSQIGHTKCAAGMAGLIKATLALWHEVVPPTLHLDRPNAEWDPATSPFSFTTAARPWPSPARLAGVSAFGFGGTNYHAVLAAGPVAPDRGHGVRDWAGEAEELVAAIRSADVGPGRRAGIGSGGLVGVGQGLRAAGSSSSAGADPGKVAFLFPGQGSQRPGMLGELFVHFPELAEGLRLAPDVAAVAFPPRAFDREALQGQEDELMDTRFAQPALGLVEIAVATLLGRLGVRPDLLAGHSYGELVALSAAGAFDFDALLRLSRARGQLMAEAAESAEPGGMAAVAAPLAALTPDLLGPDVVVANNNGPKQVVLSGPVTAVDGTVRRLREHGIAAKRLPVACAFHSPLVAAASEQFAVRLAAESISDPRLPVWANRTARPYDGDVRAELAAQLAAPVRFAEQIEDMYAAGARTFVEVGPGRVLTRLTAEILGDRPHTAVACGPDLRGFLTAVARLAEAGVAVDSSPLTEGRERPVPSATAWAVDGRSVRAPGSAEPALQPARRIRTAPAAQPGLPAQSTQPVQWAQPAQPAQFAQSAQLAQPVLPAHPAQPVLSGQPVQSAHLTHPAQPVLSAQSAQLPQAAQPAQWGQPVDGRAGAIVDFLRTTRELVAAQREVMLGYLGATATAHVTVPANVMIPANPLAPANPLAPASTIAPANPANLSDSAVPGNPTAIGTVAPDRQIPSSEGESASATPPEPRDVLSTVLGVISDRTGYPQEMITADLDLEADLSIDSIKRTEIAGTLLSSLGLPADDRTDRLSRDRTAQALASHLEELLAPAGAAPVRYLIGRTPTPLEPGTDGVRGKTVAVRYEPGQEELAEAVRTLFTEAGGEVAADGPGRKADTSEAELTVSLSALQDSDQPIAPEVFEVLKASSGTVLIAAAPGTTAAAGLRGLVRAAALERAGVTRLVEVTQDVPKALLDEALSAGPPVVAHEREGRYTFVPRAEELGPVAYSGAGPDGGELAALGLGPESVVLMVGGARGIAAHTAVALAASGCRVELVGRTPWPAEPTGPAEPTDPTALRSILAGQGVPVREIERRIRTATAQQEISRTVDAIRAAGGQPGYRAIDARDPEAVRAVVGDVLSRHGRLDGVVHAAGILDDKLMQDKDITSFRKVFETKVDGAKAVFDALAGTGAKPGFVVFFGSISAVLGNRGQTDYAAANDALEAMAGRWPGRAVTVHWGPWAPVGDHPGMVTPELARHYQEREIQLLDPAQATAALLRELAYGTAGAVLYTASLW